GGCTGCCGTCCTGGCGGACATGGGGTTTGAGACGATCCGGGTTTCGGCCAGGACGGGCGCGGGGCTTGACGCCCTGGCGGCCGCCATGGAACACCGCCTGGGCGCGGGCTATGCCCCGGCCGTGGACGACGTGGTCCCCAACCAGCGCGAGGCCGCCGCCCTGTCCCAGGCCCTGGACGAACTCGCCGACCTGTCCCGGGACATCGACAGCGGCGTCCCCTACGATCTCCTGGGCGTGCGCCTGGAGACGGCCTGCGCGGCGCTCTCCGACATCACCGGCGAGATGACCCCGGACGCGGTGCTGGCCTCTATTTTCGAAACCTTTTGCATCGGCAAATAATCCCGCCGCGTCCGTCACGATCCGGCCCGGCGGGCGCAGGGTTCCGCCTTTCCGCAATCCGGCACGAAGGAGTTGCAATGCTTGAGCAGACGTTTTGCCACCTGTCCGGCATCGGCGAGGTCACGGAACGCCGCCTGTGGGAGCGCGGCGTGACCTCGTGGGACGGCCTGGCCGACACGGCCCCCGGGACGGCAGGCCGCAACACCGCCCTGTGGCGCGACGAGCTTTCCCTCTCCCGCGAGCGTCTGGCCGCCGGGGATGCCGCTTTTTTCAGTGACAGGCTGCGCCCGGGCGACACCTGGCGGATCTTCCCGGCATTCCAGGGCAAGGTGGCCTATGTGGACATCGAAACCGACGGCGGCCCGCAGCAGATCGTCACCGCCGTGGCCCTTTACGACGGCCAAAACGCCCGGACCTACGCCAGGGGCCGCAACCTGGACGACTTTGCTGCCGACATTGCCCGTTATCCGGTGATCGTGACCTACAACGGGCGCTGCTTCGACGTGCCGGTCTTGACCCGCAACCTGGGCATCAGCCTGCCCCAGGCCCACATCGACCTGCGCTGCGTCCTGGGCCGCCTGGGCATCAAAGGGGGACTCAAGTCCTGCGAAAAACGCTTTGGCATCGGCCGGGGCGACCTCGACGGCG
Above is a genomic segment from Desulfolutivibrio sulfodismutans DSM 3696 containing:
- a CDS encoding ribonuclease H-like domain-containing protein, with translation MLEQTFCHLSGIGEVTERRLWERGVTSWDGLADTAPGTAGRNTALWRDELSLSRERLAAGDAAFFSDRLRPGDTWRIFPAFQGKVAYVDIETDGGPQQIVTAVALYDGQNARTYARGRNLDDFAADIARYPVIVTYNGRCFDVPVLTRNLGISLPQAHIDLRCVLGRLGIKGGLKSCEKRFGIGRGDLDGVDGYFAVILWQEYERTGDEAVLETLLAYNAADVIGLETLLIHAVNACLLETPFAHLHSLPVPRPGHNPHQPDTSVLRRLAGRYLGGRPGGWR